A segment of the Candidatus Obscuribacterales bacterium genome:
GGCGGCCTCAAGCTGCCCAAACAAGTCGGCATCCCAGATAATGCCGTACTTAATCACCTCTGCCATGCCGGCCCGAAACTCCCGCGCTGGCAATGTGCGCAGGACTTGGGGATCGATCAAGACCAGGCGCGGTTGATGGAACGCGCCAATCAAATTTTTGCCCTGGGGATGGTTCACCCCGGTTTTGCCGCCCATGGAGGCATCGACCATGGCCAACAGCGAGGTCGGTACCTGCACCACGGCGATACCCCGCAGCCAGGTGGCCGCCGCAAAGCCTGCCATATCGCCAATCACGCCGCCGCCAAGAGCCACGATGCAGGACGATCGCTCTAGGTGATGGGCGAGGGCGGCATCGTAGATCTTTTGGATGGAGTTTAGGGTTTTGTAGCGTTCCCCCGGTGGCAGGAGGCAGACGGCAACCTGAAAACCCGCCGTTTCTAGGGATGCCACGACGCGATCGCCATAGTGCTTAAAGATCGCCGGGTTTGATACTAGTAGGATACGTTTCCCTGGCGGCTTGGCCACAATCTCTGGATCTTGGAGCCAAGGGCCGAGATGATCTAACCCTTGGGGTGCGATCGCCACTTGATAGGACTGTTGGGGCAGATCGACGGTCACAAAAGAGGTTGCTGTCATGGTGGAGGAGGGGTTGTGCTGCAAAGTTTTCAAGGTCTGTGGGCTGTATTCTACTTCACAAAATGGTTCAATAGATGCAGTCGGACTGATCCGCAGTTGTTAGCGTGATGGAGGAATCACTATGTCTGGAGCGATCGCCTACGTGTTGATCTATGGGGGAGCCTTGGCCTTGGCCTTTGGTCTATATCTCACCCTCAAGGCCGTCAAACTCATTTAAGAGGTTGATGCTTCCTAGATTAGGGGAGCTTGGGGGATACCGAGGTGTTGCGCCACCGATTGCAGATGTGTTGGAACACCCCGACGATCCCCTCTGTCTACCTTAATCGGTCTACCTTCTTGATCGGTCTACCTTAATGCGTTAAGTGGACTCCCTTTAATAAAGCTGCCGGGTTTTGACTCCGCTCAACCCGCTTCTCCTAATAAAACCGGGTTTCGACTCTGCTCAACCCGCTTCTCATCGTTGAGCGTCTGTGTTACCTGAGAAGCTAGTTTCTGATCGACCTCTACCTGTAACCGCACCCGTGACCGCGACCACCCCAACACCAATTAAATTTTTGCAGTCTGCCACCTCCATGGCCTGGGTTGAGCAAGCGATCGCTCACCTCGATGTGGTGCTGCTGGATCATTCCCATTGCGAACGTAAGGCGGCTAGCGTTGCCCTCAACCTGATGTTTCGCTATCCGTCCCATACCCAACTGGTGCGCACCCTGACAGCGATCGCTCGGGAAGAGCTGGAGCATTTTGACCAAGTCAACCAGTGGCTAGAACGGCGGGGGATGGCCCTGGCACCCTTGGCTGCACCTCCCTACGGTGCGGGACTCACGGCCCACGTTCGTCGCCAAGAACCCGAACGCTTGCTGGATTCGCTCTTGGTCGCAGGGTTGATTGAAGCCCGCAGCCACGAACGCTTAGGTCTGCTTGCTGCCCATTGCCCAGAGCCGGAGCTGGCCGCTTTTTATCGCGGTCTCATGGCCTCCGAGGCGCGCCACTACGGCGTTTATTGGACGTTGGCGACCACTAGCTTTAGCCGTGAGCAGGTGAAGGCTCGTTTACTGGAACTGGGGGCGATCGAAGCCGATCTTTTGGCCACCCTGCACCCCGAACCCCGGATTCATAGCTAAGGCTTGATCCGAGGGTGCCTATCCCGATCGATTAATCCATGCCCAGAGGGGATGTTTGGGGCCCTGCTGGCGAATTTTCCAGACTTGCAGCTTGAGGCGATCGCGATCCAGCTTGGGCAGGCCCCACAGGATATTGCGGCTTTGCCAAACGAGGACGGAGACCGTCATGCCAATGCAGGTCGCTAGACCAATGGCCGGCAAGCGGTTAAAAATGATCGCATAGCGCAGGGCCGCCCAGGTAAAGTAATCTGCCCATAGCTCTAGTTCGTGGCGCACATGCCACAGGCTGAGTAGGCCCACACTCATCCATAGCCCTAACACTGCTGCCCAACGGCTATAGACCGTTAGATGGTGTAGGCGCTCAACCTGCTGTAAGAAGGTAGGATCTTCATTCTCTATGCTGTCCATCTCATCAGCCAATGAGTGGGATTGATGTTCGGGGTGAACCATAGGATCGTACAACTGTGAATGCTGGCATCGATGGCAGGTGGATGCACGATGGCAGACGATCAGTCAGGCAAACCAT
Coding sequences within it:
- the miaE gene encoding tRNA isopentenyl-2-thiomethyl-A-37 hydroxylase MiaE; the encoded protein is MTATTPTPIKFLQSATSMAWVEQAIAHLDVVLLDHSHCERKAASVALNLMFRYPSHTQLVRTLTAIAREELEHFDQVNQWLERRGMALAPLAAPPYGAGLTAHVRRQEPERLLDSLLVAGLIEARSHERLGLLAAHCPEPELAAFYRGLMASEARHYGVYWTLATTSFSREQVKARLLELGAIEADLLATLHPEPRIHS
- the aroB gene encoding 3-dehydroquinate synthase, with protein sequence MTATSFVTVDLPQQSYQVAIAPQGLDHLGPWLQDPEIVAKPPGKRILLVSNPAIFKHYGDRVVASLETAGFQVAVCLLPPGERYKTLNSIQKIYDAALAHHLERSSCIVALGGGVIGDMAGFAAATWLRGIAVVQVPTSLLAMVDASMGGKTGVNHPQGKNLIGAFHQPRLVLIDPQVLRTLPAREFRAGMAEVIKYGIIWDADLFGQLEAAKRLDQVRYLPEELLHTILTRSCQAKAHVVSKDEKEAGLRAILNYGHTIGHAVESLTGYKLVNHGEAVGIGMVAAGHIAVQLGMWTAAESDRQTALIQKTGLPTQLPAGMDLDAIVAALSHDKKVLDGQVRFILPQSIGTVIVTDQVPATVVQEALTAIACQ
- a CDS encoding cytochrome b6-f complex subunit PetL; amino-acid sequence: MSGAIAYVLIYGGALALAFGLYLTLKAVKLI